GAGGtcataatactgtattgcatacgTGAAAATGAGTAAGGAGTAGATCTNNNNNNNNNNNNNTCGTTTGCCTAAATATAGGGTGACTGAGCAAAGATGCacattttttctccctctttagaAATTCTTTGAAGGGCAAAGAGAAGAACtaacattttaaagtgaatgTCCTGCTATTAAAGGTTGGTGTAATCACATGAGATGATCAACATAAAATGcttattatacatttgtccaaacccgtGGACATACAACACCAAGACTGAGCCATAGCGTAGACTAAAGGACCTTGAGTGATTGTGATGTGTCcctgtaggttcatcagttgtaacatgAGCCACTCTGGTgggagatgttgataatggggaaaATATGCGTATGTGGAAGCAGGAGATATGTGGGACATTTCTGTGCTTTACCTTCTATTTTGCTACAAACATGATATTGCTCTAAAAATGCTCTAATTTAAAACACCCCAAAAATACTAATGAACAGATCATTCTTGGTTTTGAAAGTGGAGCATTTTGGTGTGGTACAGtatggaaaacaaagaaagatgaGGATGGGAGAGAACAAATTTCAAATGTGATATCATTTTCTTCAGAAGGATACACACATCAAGGCAATACTGTTGGAAAACTGCACATCAGACACATTATACACTTGTTTCTATCTTTGTGCATATGCTTTATAATCAGAGAATTATCTAATTCTATGCTAGAATTATCTATCTCTCTTATAGACATAAGATCTGTAGTAGATACTGTCTATAAATGCCTCTTAGTAAGATGTCAAAAGCACTGCTATGTTAACAAATTTATTATTAAGTAAAGGAAGAAAGTGCATGTGAGCTGGCTTGCTGGGATGCTTCATTCAGATCCAAATACCAGCTTCTTACGATGCTTCTTTCTTCAGGTGGAATCCCCCTTGACTTAGCAGGAGGCAGTGATGAGAAATCATACAGTAATAACCACATTCATCCTGCTGGGATTGACAGAGGACCCAAAACTCCAAGTTCTGCTTTGTGCATTTTTGCTTCTCACCTACATGTTGAGTGTGGCTGGGAACCTCATCATTATCACCCTCACACTTTCGGATCCTCATCTTAAAacacccatgtattttttcctccgaaatttctctttcttagaaGTCTCATTCACGACTGTCTGTATTCCCAGATTCCTGTATACTATGACAACTGGAGATAATACCGTTAGCTATAATGCTTGCGCCAcccaattattttttgttgtccTCTTTGGAGCCACAGAATTTTTTCTCCTTGCCGCtatgtcctatgaccgctacgtggccattTGTAAGCCCCTGCACTACACAACCATCATGAACAACCGAGTCTGCACTACCCTCGTTCTCTGCTGCTGGTTTGCCGGCCTGTTGATCATCCTCCCGCCCCTTGGCGTGGGCCTCCAGCTGGAATTCTGTGACTCTAATGCGATTGATCATTTTGGCTGTGACAcatctcccattttacagataaccTGCTCAGACACTGTGCTCATAGAGAGAATTGTCTTGAGTTTCGCTGTGCTGACTCTCCTCATTACCTTAGGTGTGTGTGGTCCTCTCCTACACATGCATCATCAAGACCATTCTAAGATTCCCcgctgcccagcaaaggaaaaaggccttttccacctgctcctcccacatGATTGTGGTTTCCATCACCTATGGCAGCTGCATCTTCATCTACATCAAACCTTCGGCAAAGGAAGGAGTGGCCATTAACAAAGGGGTGTCTGTTCTCACCACTTCAGTTGCCCCtctgcttaatccattcatttatacACTTCGAAATAAACAAGTGAAAGACGCCTTCAAAGGCACAGTAAAACGGATGGTATTTCTCACAAAGAAGTAAGAGACTCTTGGTGAGTTTTGAGACTAAGTTAAATTTAAATCTGAAGGACCCAAGAGCAACATTCTTGAAcattgcaaaataaaaagaatttcttcCTATTCAGGCTAATCCTCCCCCAGGAACATTTTTCTCTCATAATCCAAAAGCCAAAATCAAGCCATTGACTTCTCCTTCTTTCAAGGTTATTTTATTAGGAATGGTTTCTTCCATCAATGCGTTCCAGCAACTAGATTTCTGAAATACTCAATATCAGAGAAAGGAAATGCAGATAAATGAAGTTGTATTTCTGGCCATATGGCCTTCTCATCATGGGGGCTATAATTGCCCAAAGAGCATTTCTCACTCCTTGGGAAGACTTCAGTGTCTAGTGTCCAGATGTATAGGAGTAATTAAATACTCTTTACCAAAGCTTAAAACATGACCTAAAAGAAAAATGCGCACTCCAGAgctctctttctcattttaaaatgttcatttttcaggAATGAGTAGAAGATATCAAAGgggaaaattcaaaattaatgaaGATAgttatattcttcctttttttttctttttgccttttctagggccgcacccgcggcatatggaggttcccaggctaggggtcgaatcggagctgtagctgccagcctatgccagagccacagcaacgcgggatctgagcagcgtctgcaacccacaccacagctcatggcatcgccggatcgttaacccactgagcaaggccagggattgaacccgcaacctcatggttcctagttggattcattaaccactgagccacgaggggaactccattatAGTCTTTCTTTTAAGCCAACTTGTCTACCAAAAATATTTCTACTGGCCTTTCCAAAACTTATTTGGTTGTACTGCATCCTGAAATATATGAttacagaagagaaagaacaaggcTTCTAAGTGCTAGAGTCTTCTACTGGCATTGCCATCGATGTTGCTGAAGTACAGACCCAAGGAGAACAAGCCCTGAATTTAAGGGTAGGATAAGTAGGTTTTGGTTAGATAAGTTCTCCAATATCCAAACTTACATTATTCCTTGATTTAAGGAGAATGTTAGAGATTAGGAGGATTGATCAAAACATCAAAAAAGTTCATAATTTGGGGAGAacgttcttcttcttcttttttttttttttgtctttttagggccacacccacagcatatggagattcccaggctagacatcgaatcagtgctgcagccaccagcctacaacacagccacagcaacgccagatctgagccgtgtctgcaacttataccatagctcacagcaacatgggatccttaacccactgagcaaggccaggaatcaaacctgcatcctcatggaggctagtcagatttgtttctgctgagccacgacaggaactcctggggaagaCATTCTAAGGAATGTCTGGTTGCTTAGCCTAACCTGACTACTGAAGATTAAATCCAGGTATTGTGTGTCGGGGGGAAATGAAAGAGTAGAGGGAGAAAAGTGGACAAACAGGTAACAGTCATGCAGGGACCTTGgaccaaataattaaaattatctcTTTTCACTGATagtctttttactatttcctaGCTctgtaattatgaaaataaagttttgtgCTTTCACAGCATTATCTATGTTTATTAAACCTCATCTACTTTCTCAAAtgtacttttaattttgatatttacaATTGTTCATTCCGAAGTATGTACAAGTTTTTTctctactttgaaaatatttggggaaaataggAATCTATTCTCCCAaggcctttcttcttttttatttaaaatttctaaaacacaaaaagcccatactgatataaataaatggttgGATAAATTACCAAAGGCgagagaagagacaaatctcTGATAAAAAAgtattccaaaaatttatattgataCTCCATTCCCAATATCATCAGTTGATTTCCAACTGTGGGGCATcatacaaaatacctgaccagtaaCCCTCAAACtgtcaaagttattttttttctttcttttttttttttttgctttttagccctcacctgcagcatatggaagttcccaggctaggggtcgaatcagagctaccacagccacagcaacgagggatccaagccacgtctgcgatctacaccccagctcatggcaccactggatccctaactcactgagcgaggccagggatcaaaccggcatcctcacggttcctagttgtgttcattaaccactgagccacaaagggaactcctcaaggtttTCAAATAAAACGAAGTCTTAGAAACTGTCACAATCTGaaggagcctaaggagacatgacaactaactAATGTCGTGTCCTAGATGAGAACATGGATAGAGAAAAGATCAGGTATAAACTAAGGAAATCTATGTAAGCTATGGACTTTATTTAATAATAACGCATTAGTTCAtgaattgtaacaaatgtatcataataatataagattttaaaagaagaaattgggcACACACTATATGGGAATCATCCctactattttctccatttttctgtaaatctaaaactgttctttaaaaaaaaaaaacctattaacaAGAAAAACACAATCCTCGATATAAATGGCAACGATTTTCTCCATGCTGAGCAAAAACCTGTGGCCACTCAAGTGATGGatttgaaagaatatttaaagatctCTTTTCCTGGCTGCTCAAAACATGGATGTCATTCAACCCCATTGTTCCATCTCTCATTCTTCTCCTTAGTCTGCTGATGACCTGTGTTTGATACTCTCATTGCAACTTTCTTACCCGTCTCTCTGGAATGACTTCTCTATTTAACTTTTGTTCTTGGAGATGGCAACAAAGGGTCTTTATTATTCTCTCAGAACCAGGGTCCCCAGGAAAAGTATTGTTTGTCAGCACAATTGATCCCAAGGTGGCCGCTctgaagagaggggaaaaaaacattacCTTGGATAtttaaaaacctccaaaaagTGAATGTGTCCCTTGGGAATATAAAGAACCCtagaggagaggacaagatggcggaggagtagggggacacgctcaccctctcccacaaacacaacaaaaaaagcacatctacacaatagatgactcgcacagaacagcaaccaatcgctggcagaagaacctaaactccaataatggcaagaagtttgtgacattacggggcagaacaggagaaaagaggagagtgagagaaggtgaatccgagcaggacgggcgctcccgaaagggaactgcggaggagaaagggatcccgcaccctggaaagtcacctacacggggggaaagggaaagatcaaacgaaccggaggaatctccagatgcagagaagagtgtagcagtaagctggagtacggaaaagccgatcaagaaccaaatgGACCACgagcacagtcaccaaaaattgagatgcctgggtgggggctgggcaccaagacctcgcctCAGAAGGCTAGTcgccgagaaagggccaggggacacctgggtgggggctggacaccgagacctatgctccagaggttagtccctgggctggggggggcggggcggagtggaaactgcttgggaggtctagaaaccatttgacggggcagagactgcctgggagactagaaaacaaagctgtcgcagaggaagggagcaatactctaggggcggggaagtggaaagccgcatcagagggaacctgggagaagagcctggtctgcgcccgtgctggggaggggagagaagaaggggtgggtccccatagaataccccccacgccacagcaagcttacaggcccactagctagctgaaagctgtgcttcccagtgcatcccctccccccacccccgccaccccctaggCTCTCGCCGgacttggggctgcctgccatccaggagggctggcctcaacaattgcctgaagcctaccaccgcaggggttgtccctgcacaggcctgcttgccctttggaggggctacacttccgcagagtagcaccaaacaccagcagcccccgagaaaaggcctgcagcccagaaaagctagaacaagcctagccaggcagtgaatagatctgcctaattcccagacggtttttctgagtctggctgccctggggaggagcctcttggattttaagtggccctgctaccccagggggtgccctagtggatcagctgcataggactgccagctccaggcaggaccccctacaggccagaaaagctgcaacaagcctggccaagtcgggaaaagatctcagtcggtttttctgagtcgggctgccccggggaggagcctcttcagtttccaacgaccctgctacccgcccaagcccctagggggtgccccactcccgtgaaatagctgctcagcaccaccagccccctagaagagcccctgcagcccagaaaagctgcaacaagcttggccaggctgtgaaaagatctgcctacattctcaggccatccttctgagttgggctgccctagggaagagcatcttaggttctcagtgacccagatagctgctccagcccccagggggtgctgcactcctgaggaacagctgcccaacaccgcaaaccccctgcaagaaccccacagcccaaaaacaccagagcaagctctgcatgaccaagtgtaatctgctaccatcgtggtgtggacctcccactcctgtctgccctcaggaagtccttctttgcttcaaagaaacactgttagccccatcgacactccagaaaagccacactgcctcaaaaaagattgaccaacaacgccagccctcaggaaatattccacggcagtgacaaggcaaacactgcccggtaacagagagtacaactccctcaggagaaagaaaacaacaagcaagatgaagaagctgagaaaccactcccagtcaaaccaacaggagaactcacctaaaacagtcaacaatgaaacagatctctgcagctggacagacctggagttcaaaagagaaatagtgaaaatactgaaggaattaagagaaggtatgaacagtaatgcagataccctcagaaaggaactagaacatataaggaggagccaagaaaaactagaacattcatttgcagagatgcaaactgaactaagggcagtaaaagccagaatgaataatgcagaagaacgaatcagtgatatggaagatagaataatggaaatcactcaatccggtcaacagacagaaaaccgaatccaaaaactggaaagcaatataagagacctatgggataatataaagcgggccaatctacgcataagaggaattccagaaggagtagaaaaagataaggggatggaaaatatatttgaagaaattatcgctggaaacttcccaaatctaaaggatgctgggttcaagatacaagaagcacagagggccccaaacaaactgaacccaaacagacccacagcaagacacatcatcataaaaatggcaaaagtta
Above is a genomic segment from Phacochoerus africanus isolate WHEZ1 chromosome 7, ROS_Pafr_v1, whole genome shotgun sequence containing:
- the LOC125131712 gene encoding LOW QUALITY PROTEIN: olfactory receptor 6C2-like (The sequence of the model RefSeq protein was modified relative to this genomic sequence to represent the inferred CDS: deleted 1 base in 1 codon), translating into MRNHTVITTFILLGLTEDPKLQVLLCAFLLLTYMLSVAGNLIIITLTLSDPHLKTPMYFFLRNFSFLEVSFTTVCIPRFLYTMTTGDNTVSYNACATQLFFVVLFGATEFFLLAAMSYDRYVAICKPLHYTTIMNNRVCTTLVLCCWFAGLLIILPPLGVGLQLEFCDSNAIDHFGCDTSPILQITCSDTVLIERIVLSFAVLTLLITLGVVVLSYTCIIKTILRFPAAQQRKKAFSTCSSHMIVVSITYGSCIFIYIKPSAKEGVAINKGVSVLTTSVAPLLNPFIYTLRNKQVKDAFKGTVKRMVFLTKK